From Leptolyngbya sp. KIOST-1, one genomic window encodes:
- a CDS encoding glycosyltransferase, whose protein sequence is MTFITNQSISPSFHVLTSTKFDFKHFVERAALGQGPRHVVWQLKERLNAQIHQPDFEDDSSVTIIDKWLAKIIGRPQQWTLARQILAQSGPGDIIYCCGEDAGLPLVIQAVLKRKRPYLVMNVMCPERWRPRLLLKGLQLHRLVHTFTVNTTLKAKTMESMLKLPEDRVVCLAEQTDRQFFYPESGTIQKRRPLIASAGLEQRDYVTLANALQDLDLDIKVCAVSPNATSKTRCRIPEQLPQNMEMRYFDWVELRDLYRSADITVISLIDNTYSAGLTVLMEAMACCRPIVITKTTGLATEMADKGLVWGVQPDSPDQMRATVEYILTHPEEASARAEAAYRYFLENHTSEYHIEQIVQLLQRVASSVTADAPVKVGMKPV, encoded by the coding sequence ATGACATTTATAACCAACCAAAGCATTTCTCCCAGTTTTCATGTTTTAACTAGCACAAAGTTTGATTTCAAGCACTTTGTTGAGCGGGCCGCACTAGGGCAGGGACCCCGTCATGTCGTTTGGCAACTCAAAGAGAGACTTAATGCTCAAATTCATCAACCCGATTTTGAGGATGATAGTTCAGTTACCATCATAGATAAATGGCTGGCTAAGATCATCGGCAGACCTCAGCAGTGGACTTTGGCAAGGCAAATTTTAGCCCAGTCTGGACCGGGTGATATTATCTACTGCTGTGGTGAGGACGCGGGACTACCACTGGTTATCCAGGCTGTGCTTAAAAGAAAACGTCCATATTTAGTTATGAATGTGATGTGTCCTGAACGCTGGCGGCCTCGGTTGCTGCTCAAGGGGTTACAACTCCATCGTCTCGTTCATACCTTTACGGTTAATACGACCCTTAAGGCTAAAACGATGGAAAGTATGCTCAAGCTGCCTGAGGATAGGGTGGTGTGCTTGGCTGAGCAAACCGATCGACAGTTCTTCTACCCTGAATCCGGCACCATTCAAAAGCGTCGCCCTCTGATCGCGAGTGCTGGTCTGGAACAGCGGGACTATGTGACGTTGGCCAATGCCTTGCAGGACTTAGATCTCGATATTAAGGTCTGCGCCGTTTCGCCCAATGCCACCTCCAAAACTCGGTGCCGAATTCCAGAGCAACTGCCTCAAAATATGGAAATGCGGTACTTCGATTGGGTCGAGTTGCGCGATCTGTATCGCAGCGCAGACATAACGGTCATTAGCTTAATCGACAACACCTATTCTGCTGGGTTGACGGTTTTGATGGAAGCTATGGCCTGCTGTAGACCGATTGTGATTACCAAAACAACAGGCTTGGCCACCGAGATGGCAGATAAAGGCCTGGTTTGGGGAGTACAGCCTGATTCTCCTGATCAGATGAGAGCAACCGTGGAATACATCCTGACTCACCCCGAGGAGGCTAGCGCCAGAGCAGAGGCCGCCTACCGATACTTCCTGGAAAACCATACCAGCGAGTACCACATTGAGCAGATCGTTCAGCTCCTACAGCGAGTAGCGAGTAGCGTGACGGCAGATGCGCCTGTGAAGGTAGGGATGAAGCCGGTTTAA
- a CDS encoding ABC-ATPase domain-containing protein, with translation MATQEILYDQLHRLDGQGYGAYKSLKGKYTFEDFTLHIDHVQGDPFAAPSRVRVVVPQAVAGFPNRLWELPCRAIALSDYLTREFHRAAQGSQRTSGSGKSGLVGIVRPSQAILNRSAARVTAGAVELRFTVGLPAFGRRIAGRQAADLLCGTVPALVRQTLVYGALDAAQLEHHVNTAEDAEALRSQLSHHHLVAFVADGAILPRRSGVDECPLADQAVPFKSPDSLRVTLTCPHAGAITGMGVPCGITLIVGGGYHGKSTLLRAIEAGVYNHVPGDGRHQVVTDPAAVKVRAEDGRSIAGVNIAPFIGSLPQGKSTQTFSTPNASGSTSQAANIIEAIEAGATALLVDEDTSATNFMIRDRRMQALIAKDREPITPFVDKVQQLYSDYNISTVLVMGGSGDYFDVADTVIALDEFVPQDVTERAKTIAAELKTERDREGGQSFGAISPRTVQPDSIDPSQGRHSVKLQARDVEQLQIGTEAIDLSAVEQLVETGQVRAIAAAIVYAQRYYLTATTPLSEAIEAVMVDIAQHGLDCLTEWPMGDLVNFRGLELAAAINRLRTLRTA, from the coding sequence ATGGCCACCCAAGAGATTCTTTACGATCAGCTCCACCGCCTGGATGGCCAGGGCTATGGAGCCTACAAGTCGCTGAAGGGAAAGTACACCTTTGAGGACTTTACCCTGCACATCGACCATGTGCAGGGCGACCCCTTTGCGGCCCCCAGTCGGGTGCGGGTGGTGGTGCCCCAGGCGGTAGCGGGGTTTCCCAACCGGCTTTGGGAGCTGCCCTGCCGGGCGATCGCCCTGTCGGACTATCTGACCCGCGAGTTTCATCGGGCCGCCCAGGGCAGCCAGCGGACTTCGGGCTCGGGCAAAAGCGGGTTGGTGGGCATTGTGCGGCCCAGTCAGGCGATCCTCAACCGCAGCGCCGCCAGGGTAACGGCAGGGGCTGTAGAGCTGCGCTTTACCGTGGGCCTGCCCGCCTTTGGACGGCGGATTGCGGGACGGCAGGCAGCGGACCTGTTGTGCGGTACGGTGCCGGCCCTGGTGCGGCAGACGCTGGTCTACGGGGCGCTGGACGCCGCCCAGCTGGAGCACCATGTCAATACCGCCGAGGACGCCGAAGCGCTGCGATCGCAGCTCTCCCACCACCACCTGGTCGCCTTCGTCGCCGACGGCGCGATTTTGCCCCGGCGCAGTGGTGTGGATGAGTGCCCCCTGGCGGATCAGGCGGTCCCCTTCAAGTCCCCGGACTCGCTGCGGGTGACGCTCACCTGTCCCCACGCCGGAGCCATCACCGGCATGGGGGTGCCCTGTGGGATCACGCTGATTGTGGGGGGCGGCTACCACGGCAAATCGACCCTGCTGCGAGCGATCGAGGCGGGGGTATACAACCACGTGCCCGGTGACGGACGGCACCAGGTGGTGACGGACCCGGCGGCGGTGAAGGTGCGGGCCGAGGATGGCCGCAGCATTGCCGGCGTCAATATTGCGCCCTTTATTGGCAGCCTGCCCCAGGGCAAATCGACCCAGACCTTTTCCACCCCGAACGCCAGCGGCAGCACCTCCCAGGCCGCCAACATTATCGAGGCGATTGAGGCCGGGGCGACAGCGCTGCTAGTGGATGAGGACACCTCGGCGACCAACTTCATGATTCGCGATCGCCGCATGCAGGCGCTAATCGCCAAAGATCGCGAGCCGATCACCCCCTTTGTAGACAAGGTGCAGCAGCTCTACAGCGACTACAACATCTCCACGGTGCTGGTGATGGGCGGCAGCGGTGACTACTTTGACGTGGCCGATACGGTGATTGCCCTCGACGAGTTTGTGCCCCAGGATGTCACCGAGCGGGCCAAAACCATTGCGGCTGAACTTAAAACAGAGCGCGATCGCGAGGGGGGTCAGTCCTTTGGGGCCATTTCCCCACGCACCGTACAACCCGACAGCATTGACCCCAGCCAGGGCCGCCACAGCGTCAAGCTGCAGGCGCGCGACGTGGAGCAACTCCAGATTGGCACCGAGGCCATTGATCTGTCGGCGGTGGAACAACTGGTGGAAACTGGACAGGTGCGGGCGATCGCGGCGGCGATCGTCTATGCCCAGCGATACTACCTCACAGCAACGACCCCTCTAAGCGAGGCGATCGAAGCCGTTATGGTTGATATTGCGCAGCATGGTCTTGACTGTTTGACCGAATGGCCTATGGGCGACCTGGTTAATTTTCGCGGCTTAGAGCTAGCCGCCGCCATCAACCGGTTGCGTACCCTCCGTACCGCCTGA
- the pdxA gene encoding 4-hydroxythreonine-4-phosphate dehydrogenase PdxA, with protein MTTPATSMLNQLPLRPRLAITLGDPAGIGPEVVLKALGAKDWAAIADIALLGTRSLLEQTHQALQQSTYGGPIPDLDALPLVDMPPPLPLERVTFGQAAAATGAASFAYLKMAIAGAVAGQYDAIVTGPIAKSAWKAAGHHYPGQTELLAEGAGCDRFGMAFVARSPHTGWWLRALLATTHIPLRQVPAALSPELLTQKLDLLIHSLKQDFGLSQPRIAVAGLNPHSGEGGQLGREEVDWLIPWLERQRQRYPQVEIAGPIPPDTLWVRPGQAWFGTEERATETAYDAYLALYHDQGLIPVKLMAFDRAVNTTVGLPFVRTSPDHGTAFDIAGQGIADPSSMVAAMDLAVAVVKVRGCVGVE; from the coding sequence TGGGCGACCCGGCGGGGATTGGGCCAGAGGTGGTGCTAAAGGCGCTGGGGGCAAAGGATTGGGCCGCGATCGCAGACATTGCCCTACTGGGCACGCGATCGCTGCTCGAACAGACCCACCAGGCCCTCCAGCAATCCACCTACGGTGGCCCCATCCCCGACCTGGACGCCCTGCCCCTGGTTGACATGCCGCCGCCCCTGCCCCTGGAGCGAGTGACCTTTGGCCAGGCCGCCGCCGCCACCGGGGCCGCCAGCTTTGCCTATCTCAAGATGGCGATCGCGGGAGCCGTTGCGGGCCAGTACGATGCGATCGTCACCGGACCAATTGCCAAGTCGGCCTGGAAGGCCGCTGGGCACCACTACCCTGGACAGACCGAGCTGCTGGCGGAGGGGGCCGGGTGCGATCGCTTTGGGATGGCCTTTGTGGCCCGGTCGCCCCACACCGGCTGGTGGCTGCGCGCCCTGCTGGCCACCACCCATATTCCCCTGCGCCAGGTACCCGCCGCCCTGTCGCCAGAGTTACTCACCCAAAAGCTCGATCTGCTGATTCACAGCCTGAAGCAGGACTTTGGCTTGAGTCAGCCTCGCATTGCCGTGGCCGGACTCAACCCCCACAGCGGCGAGGGCGGCCAGCTGGGCCGCGAAGAAGTAGACTGGCTGATCCCCTGGCTGGAGCGCCAGCGCCAGCGCTACCCCCAGGTGGAAATTGCTGGCCCCATTCCCCCCGATACCCTGTGGGTGCGCCCAGGGCAGGCCTGGTTTGGCACCGAGGAGCGCGCCACCGAGACAGCCTACGATGCCTACCTGGCCCTTTACCACGACCAGGGCCTGATTCCGGTGAAGCTGATGGCCTTTGACCGAGCCGTGAACACCACTGTGGGGTTGCCCTTTGTGCGCACCTCACCCGACCACGGCACTGCTTTTGACATTGCCGGACAGGGAATTGCCGACCCCAGCAGTATGGTGGCGGCGATGGACCTGGCAGTGGCGGTGGTGAAGGTGAGAGGCTGCGTGGGTGTAGAGTAG